One part of the Lotus japonicus ecotype B-129 chromosome 2, LjGifu_v1.2 genome encodes these proteins:
- the LOC130735343 gene encoding putative BPI/LBP family protein At1g04970, which yields MLITVIPATNSKDPAVTRTKTPSQEEPVQLLRSRLVDAFGGNIASSVEEAVSEKINEGIAKLDKFLQSLPKQIPLDKTSALNVSFVGNPVLSNSSIAIAINGLFTERSEVVESEGYKKGFKISSACGGLPNMIKVSLHEYVIQSASLVYFNAGKMQLIIDELPDQVILNTAECRFIVPQLYKQYPYVFDTMFLIMLDILP from the exons ATGCTAATTACTGTGATTCCTGCAACAAATTCTAAAG ATCCAGCTGTTACCAGAACCAAAACACCAAGCCAAGAGGAACCAGTACAGCTTTTAAGATCAAG GCTAGTAGATGCTTTTGGAGGGAATATTGCATCTTCAGTAGAAGAGGCTGTTTCGGAGAAAATCAATGAAGGGATAGCAAAGCTTGACAAGTTTTTGCAGTCTCTTCCAAAGCAAATCCCACTAGACAAAACTTCTGCACTAAATGTTTCTTTTGTCGGCAATCCTGTGTTGAGTAATTCCTCTATAGCTATTGCAATTAATGGTTTATTCACAGAGAGAAGTGAAGTTGTAGAATCTGAAGGTTATAAGAAAGGATTTAAGATTTCCTCTGCCTGTGGTGGTTTACCAAACATGATAAAGGTTTCACTACATGAATATGTGATCCAATCTGCTAGCCTGGTTTATTTCAAT GCTGGTAAAATGCAATTGATTATCGATGAACTACCCGATCAGGTCATTTTGAACACTGCTGAATGCAGATTCATAGTTCCTCAATTATACAAACAATATCCATATGTATTTGACACTATGTTTTTAATTATGCTTGACATTTTACCATGA